The Deinococcus aquiradiocola genome includes a window with the following:
- a CDS encoding CarD family transcriptional regulator, with product MTRSSVRSEVQGQMTAYLPSGVPSAGHPDRAPVGAQAARPPTPAGSAAPLRFQPGDRVMVPPYGIGVIFGTCLRRVAGTQATYYAVEFPESSSRAYVPVDAPAHSGMRPALTSHETPRLLRHLQEGRVTLPAQWSARQRQVTEILVSGDPFELATLTCELRRWNVQRGLPDLDRQAFRRAIRLLEQEVQGLEDLEALRVRELLGNAWNEGPQ from the coding sequence ATGACCAGAAGCAGCGTTCGCAGCGAGGTTCAGGGCCAGATGACAGCGTACCTTCCCTCCGGGGTACCCTCGGCGGGACACCCGGACCGCGCCCCCGTGGGCGCGCAGGCCGCCCGCCCCCCCACTCCCGCCGGGAGTGCCGCGCCGCTGCGCTTCCAGCCGGGCGACCGCGTGATGGTCCCCCCGTACGGCATCGGCGTGATCTTCGGCACCTGCCTGCGGCGTGTGGCAGGCACGCAGGCCACGTACTACGCGGTGGAATTCCCGGAGAGCAGCTCGCGCGCGTACGTGCCGGTGGACGCGCCCGCACACTCCGGCATGCGTCCGGCCCTCACGTCGCACGAGACGCCGCGCCTGCTGCGGCACCTGCAGGAGGGCCGCGTGACGCTGCCCGCCCAGTGGTCCGCGCGGCAGCGTCAGGTGACGGAGATCCTAGTGTCGGGCGACCCCTTCGAGCTCGCCACCCTGACCTGCGAACTGCGCCGCTGGAACGTGCAGCGCGGCCTGCCGGACCTCGACCGTCAGGCGTTCCGGCGCGCCATCCGTCTGCTGGAACAGGAGGTGCAGGGCCTGGAGGACCTCGAAGCGCTGCGCGTGCGCGAACTGCTCGGCAACGCCTGGAACGAAGGCCCGCAGTGA
- a CDS encoding HesA/MoeB/ThiF family protein, translating into MSALPPGDPSDPSGTPGAAPLPVQGETLSRDELRRYGRPLLVPEWAHSGAQERLRAARVLVVGAGGLGCPVLSYLGGAGVGTLHVSDGDTVSLSNLHRQTLYTVGDVGRPKAQVAAARVQALNPHVQVRAVEALGAGRPDLLDGYDLTVDCTDNFDTRYLINDACVAAGRRWVWGAAGGTEGMVSVFGPECSLRDLFPEPTGAESCDEIGVIGPLLGVVGSLMAAEALKVLGGIGEPLIGSLLIYDLLEARLRRIGLRPARAAAAVSL; encoded by the coding sequence ATGAGCGCCCTCCCGCCCGGCGACCCGTCCGACCCGTCCGGCACGCCCGGTGCCGCCCCGCTGCCCGTGCAGGGCGAGACGCTGTCGCGCGACGAGCTGCGCCGCTACGGGCGGCCGCTGCTGGTGCCGGAGTGGGCGCACTCGGGCGCGCAGGAGCGCCTGCGGGCCGCGCGGGTGCTGGTGGTGGGCGCGGGCGGGCTGGGCTGCCCGGTGCTGTCGTACCTGGGCGGGGCGGGCGTGGGGACGCTGCACGTCTCGGACGGCGACACGGTCAGTCTCAGCAACCTGCACCGGCAGACCCTGTACACGGTGGGCGACGTGGGCCGCCCGAAGGCGCAGGTGGCGGCGGCGCGCGTGCAGGCCCTCAATCCGCACGTGCAGGTGAGGGCCGTGGAGGCGCTCGGGGCCGGGCGGCCGGACCTGCTGGACGGCTACGACCTGACTGTGGACTGCACCGACAACTTCGACACCCGGTACCTGATCAACGACGCGTGCGTGGCGGCGGGGCGGCGCTGGGTGTGGGGCGCGGCGGGCGGTACGGAGGGCATGGTGAGCGTGTTCGGGCCGGAGTGCAGCCTGCGCGACCTGTTCCCCGAGCCGACCGGGGCGGAGTCCTGCGACGAGATCGGGGTGATCGGGCCGCTGCTGGGGGTGGTGGGCAGCCTGATGGCCGCCGAGGCGCTCAAGGTCCTGGGCGGCATTGGTGAGCCGTTGATAGGAAGCCTTCTCATCTACGACCTGCTGGAGGCCCGCCTGAGGCGGATCGGACTGCGCCCAGCACGGGCTGCAGCTGCAGTGTCTTTATAG
- a CDS encoding ABC transporter permease: MSAPALTVPARPARAALPGDLVTVFVLAALPMLAALALPWVLLRPNRIAPGEALHLPLPDLIVGAVLALALPVTARLAPRALWLVSALALSAGFWWLGTRTTAALADQLPFARASASSGVWLWLLGSAVAAYGARLAARTRTERALGLLWLLPLAFWAFTGFFTHWSVVVEGTAERDRLLQEFVQHLTLVGSALAIALLLGGPLAVLASRRPRVAGAVLSVANAVQTIPSLALLGLLIAPFSALGTAFPALRDLGIRGIGVAPALTAMTLYALLPVLRNGVVALTGVPEGVLDAARGMGMTDAQRFWRVQLPLALPVWLTGVRQAAVLLMGVAAIASQIGAGGLGVYIFKGLQSSAADLILLGAIPAVLLAVLINALLHGLEALLARRLGRA; encoded by the coding sequence GTGAGCGCCCCCGCCCTGACGGTCCCGGCCCGCCCGGCCCGCGCCGCGCTGCCCGGCGACCTCGTCACGGTGTTCGTGCTGGCGGCCCTCCCGATGCTCGCCGCCCTGGCACTGCCGTGGGTGCTGCTGCGCCCCAACCGCATCGCGCCCGGCGAGGCGCTGCACCTGCCGCTCCCGGACCTGATCGTGGGGGCCGTGCTGGCCCTCGCGCTGCCCGTCACGGCCCGCCTCGCCCCCCGCGCCCTGTGGCTCGTGAGTGCGCTCGCCCTGAGCGCCGGGTTCTGGTGGCTCGGCACCCGCACGACCGCCGCGCTCGCGGATCAGCTGCCCTTCGCGCGCGCCAGCGCCAGCAGCGGCGTGTGGCTGTGGCTGCTCGGCAGCGCTGTCGCCGCGTACGGCGCTCGCCTCGCCGCCCGCACCCGCACCGAACGCGCGCTCGGCCTGCTGTGGCTGCTGCCGCTCGCGTTCTGGGCGTTCACCGGGTTCTTCACGCACTGGTCGGTGGTGGTGGAGGGCACGGCGGAACGCGACCGGCTGCTGCAGGAGTTCGTGCAGCACCTCACGCTCGTCGGATCGGCACTGGCGATCGCGCTGCTGCTCGGCGGGCCGCTCGCCGTGCTCGCCAGCCGCCGCCCACGCGTGGCAGGCGCCGTCCTGAGCGTCGCCAACGCCGTGCAGACCATCCCCAGCCTCGCGCTGCTCGGCCTGCTCATCGCGCCGTTCTCGGCCCTCGGGACGGCCTTCCCGGCCCTGCGTGACCTGGGCATCCGCGGCATCGGCGTGGCGCCCGCCCTGACCGCCATGACCCTGTACGCCCTGCTGCCCGTCCTGCGCAACGGCGTGGTCGCCCTGACCGGCGTGCCCGAAGGCGTACTCGACGCGGCGCGCGGCATGGGCATGACCGACGCGCAACGCTTCTGGCGCGTGCAGCTGCCGCTCGCGCTGCCCGTCTGGCTGACCGGCGTGCGGCAGGCCGCCGTCCTCCTGATGGGCGTCGCCGCCATCGCCTCCCAGATCGGGGCGGGCGGACTGGGCGTGTACATCTTCAAGGGCCTGCAGAGCAGCGCCGCCGACCTGATCCTGCTGGGCGCCATTCCTGCCGTGCTGCTCGCCGTGCTGATCAACGCGCTGCTGCACGGCCTGGAAGCCCTGCTGGCCCGCAGGCTGGGCCGCGCGTGA
- a CDS encoding ABC transporter ATP-binding protein, whose translation MFSRPGPISSAASTPGGRGASRDFSQLRRLTSYARPYLPLLLIGIACTLVSSGLNLVFPGLFGRLIDASFLKVGSTDTAPLDRTVLMLLGIFALAACFGAAQSYLLSRMGASVVADLRRALFSHLLTLSPRFFAAHKTGDLTSRLTADVGTVQTVVSTALAQLFSQSVTLVGGVILLFVTSARLSVLTLAVIPLVIGTAITIGRRIRRVSRQVQDAIAAANADAEEAISGVRVVQSFTAEPIEQDRYGTGIRASFRAALARAQLQGIMGGVMSFLTFGALAVVLWYGGRQVMAGDLTPGKLISFLFYAMQVGITVASLTSIFNQFQEALGASGRIFELLDERSDLPEPARPHALGTVSGRVTFQDVSFGYGDRDDLPTLSDLNFDVQPGQLVALVGPSGAGKTTLVSLIPRFYDVSHGTLQIDGQDVRDLALRDLRANIGLVPQETLLFSGTVAENILYGRPGASLQDVQDAARAANAHDFIRAFPQGYDTVVGEKGIKLSGGQRQRVAIARAILKNPRILLLDEATSSLDSESEALVQDALERLMVGRTSFVIAHRLSTIRNATRILVLEAGRVVQDGTHDELMAAGGLYRGLYEMQFRREQDPHAEAAQPTPA comes from the coding sequence ATGTTCTCCCGCCCCGGTCCCATATCGAGCGCCGCCTCTACCCCCGGCGGACGCGGCGCGTCCCGTGACTTCTCGCAGTTGCGCCGCCTCACGTCGTACGCGCGCCCATACCTGCCGCTCCTGCTAATCGGGATCGCGTGCACGCTCGTGTCGAGCGGCCTGAACCTCGTGTTTCCCGGCCTGTTCGGGCGGCTCATCGACGCGTCCTTCCTGAAGGTCGGCAGCACCGACACCGCGCCCCTCGACCGCACGGTCCTGATGCTGCTCGGCATCTTCGCGCTCGCCGCATGCTTCGGCGCCGCGCAGAGCTACCTGCTGTCCCGCATGGGCGCGAGCGTCGTCGCGGACCTGCGCCGCGCCCTGTTCTCGCACCTGCTCACGCTCAGCCCGCGCTTCTTCGCGGCGCACAAGACCGGCGACCTCACGAGCCGCCTCACGGCCGACGTGGGCACCGTGCAGACGGTCGTCAGCACCGCGCTCGCGCAGCTGTTCAGCCAGAGCGTCACCCTGGTGGGCGGCGTGATCCTGCTGTTCGTGACGAGCGCGCGCCTGAGCGTCCTGACGCTCGCCGTGATCCCGCTCGTGATCGGGACAGCCATCACCATCGGGCGCCGCATCCGCCGCGTGTCCCGGCAGGTGCAGGACGCCATCGCCGCCGCGAACGCCGATGCCGAGGAAGCCATCTCCGGCGTGCGCGTCGTGCAGAGCTTCACGGCCGAACCGATCGAGCAGGACCGTTACGGGACCGGCATCCGCGCGTCCTTCCGTGCCGCGCTCGCCCGCGCGCAGCTGCAGGGCATCATGGGCGGCGTCATGAGCTTCCTGACCTTCGGGGCGCTCGCCGTGGTGCTGTGGTACGGCGGGCGGCAGGTCATGGCGGGCGACCTCACGCCCGGCAAGCTCATCAGCTTCCTGTTCTACGCCATGCAGGTCGGCATCACGGTCGCGTCCCTCACCAGCATCTTCAACCAGTTCCAGGAGGCGCTCGGCGCGTCCGGCCGCATCTTCGAACTGCTCGACGAGCGCAGCGACCTGCCGGAACCCGCCCGCCCGCACGCGCTCGGCACGGTCAGCGGCCGCGTCACCTTCCAGGACGTGTCCTTCGGGTACGGCGACCGGGACGACCTGCCCACCCTGTCCGACCTGAACTTCGACGTGCAGCCGGGCCAGCTGGTCGCGCTGGTCGGCCCGAGCGGAGCAGGCAAGACCACCCTCGTGAGCCTGATCCCGCGCTTCTACGACGTCAGTCACGGCACCCTGCAGATCGACGGGCAGGACGTGCGCGACCTCGCCCTGCGCGACCTGCGCGCCAACATCGGCCTCGTCCCGCAGGAGACGCTGCTGTTCTCCGGCACTGTCGCCGAGAACATCCTGTACGGCCGTCCCGGCGCGAGCCTGCAGGACGTGCAGGACGCCGCCCGCGCCGCCAACGCGCACGACTTCATCCGCGCCTTCCCGCAGGGCTACGACACCGTGGTCGGCGAGAAGGGCATCAAACTGTCCGGCGGGCAGCGCCAGCGGGTCGCCATCGCGCGCGCCATCCTCAAGAACCCCCGCATCCTGCTGCTCGACGAGGCGACCAGCAGCCTCGACTCCGAAAGTGAGGCGCTCGTGCAGGACGCCCTGGAGCGCCTGATGGTGGGCCGCACCAGCTTCGTGATCGCGCACCGGCTGAGCACCATCCGCAACGCCACCCGCATCCTGGTGCTGGAGGCGGGCCGCGTCGTGCAGGACGGCACGCACGACGAACTCATGGCGGCAGGCGGCCTGTACCGCGGCCTGTACGAGATGCAGTTCCGGCGCGAGCAGGACCCGCACGCCGAGGCTGCACAGCCCACGCCCGCCTGA
- a CDS encoding ABC transporter ATP-binding protein gives MITLEHLEKRYGDTYAVRDLNLAFPDASITALLGPSGCGKTTTLRMINRLIEPSGGKVLLDGQDAAALRPEALRRGIGYVIQQIGLFPHLSVAQNVATVPDLLGRDRARTNARVDELLDLVGLDPRTFRDKRPGELSGGQAQRVGVARALAADPPVLLMDEPFGALDPIARDEVQERFLGIQATLKKTVVIVSHDIDEALRMGDYVALMRAGSLEQFGTPDDLVRRPATPFVRQFLGDDANLRQLAGVPVRHFVQAGDTAGLPRLEAGTNTRTAIALLLRAGSESGGVWDGDRPLGVVSFRDLTRAEAAPAPDAPGRPA, from the coding sequence ATGATCACCCTCGAACACCTCGAAAAACGCTACGGCGACACGTACGCCGTGCGCGACCTGAACCTCGCCTTCCCGGACGCGTCCATCACGGCGCTGCTCGGCCCGTCCGGCTGCGGCAAGACCACCACCCTGCGCATGATCAACCGCCTGATCGAACCGAGCGGCGGCAAGGTCCTGCTGGACGGGCAGGACGCCGCCGCCCTCCGCCCCGAGGCGCTGCGGCGCGGCATCGGGTACGTCATCCAACAGATCGGACTGTTCCCGCACCTGTCGGTCGCGCAGAACGTGGCGACCGTCCCGGACCTGCTCGGCCGTGACCGCGCCCGCACGAACGCCCGCGTGGACGAACTGCTGGACCTGGTGGGCCTGGATCCCCGCACCTTCCGTGACAAGCGGCCCGGTGAACTGTCGGGCGGGCAGGCACAGCGGGTCGGGGTGGCGCGCGCCCTGGCCGCAGACCCGCCCGTGCTGCTGATGGACGAGCCGTTCGGTGCGCTCGACCCGATCGCGCGGGACGAGGTGCAGGAACGCTTCCTGGGCATCCAGGCGACCCTGAAGAAGACGGTCGTGATCGTGTCGCACGACATCGACGAGGCGCTCCGCATGGGCGACTACGTGGCGCTCATGCGCGCCGGGAGCCTGGAGCAGTTCGGGACGCCCGACGACCTCGTGCGGCGACCCGCGACGCCGTTCGTGCGGCAGTTCCTGGGCGACGACGCGAACCTGCGTCAGCTGGCGGGCGTGCCGGTCCGGCACTTCGTGCAGGCGGGCGACACGGCGGGCCTCCCACGCCTGGAGGCGGGCACGAACACCCGCACGGCCATCGCGCTGCTGCTGCGCGCGGGCAGCGAGTCGGGCGGCGTGTGGGACGGGGACCGGCCGCTGGGCGTCGTCAGTTTCCGTGACCTGACGCGCGCCGAGGCCGCCCCCGCCCCGGACGCGCCCGGACGGCCCGCGTGA
- a CDS encoding toxin-antitoxin system HicB family antitoxin, with protein MAEKKKNFALRLSPDLHAALERWASDDLRSVNAQIEYLLTDAARRAGRLRARPVPPAAAADSANPSGPDDDALHGSVSDS; from the coding sequence ATGGCTGAGAAGAAGAAGAATTTCGCCCTGCGCCTCAGCCCGGACCTGCACGCCGCGCTGGAACGCTGGGCGTCCGACGACCTGCGCAGCGTGAACGCGCAGATCGAGTACCTGCTCACCGACGCCGCGCGCAGGGCGGGCCGCCTGCGCGCCCGTCCCGTCCCACCAGCCGCCGCTGCCGACAGCGCCAATCCCTCCGGGCCGGACGACGACGCACTTCATGGGAGCGTCAGCGATTCTTAA
- a CDS encoding SPFH domain-containing protein produces the protein MTHGKDQGTDGLGTPLTGQVPSPGGTGSTERRAFGLPGVPALLLFLGVAALIAVLVAVGVAWLGILLGVALMFCLGGFFIVQPNQASVITLFGRYVGTERRNGFFWTNPFTTRNRLSLRIRNFNSERLKVNDAGGNPIEIAAVIVWRVVDTARATFDVEDYAQFVAIQAETALRHLAAQFHYDDPEAGGRSLRGNPDEVAQALAQELALRLQHAGVEVLEARLSHLAYAPEIAGAMLQRQQASAILAARQIIVQGAVGMVEMALAQLSDRNIVDLDEERKAQMVSNLLVVLTSERGTQPVVNAGSLY, from the coding sequence ATGACTCACGGCAAGGACCAGGGCACGGACGGACTCGGCACACCCCTCACGGGACAGGTCCCCTCACCGGGCGGCACGGGCAGCACCGAACGGCGCGCCTTCGGTCTGCCGGGCGTCCCGGCCCTGCTGCTCTTCCTGGGCGTCGCCGCCCTGATCGCCGTGCTGGTCGCCGTGGGCGTGGCGTGGCTCGGCATCCTGCTCGGCGTGGCCCTGATGTTCTGCCTGGGCGGGTTCTTCATCGTGCAGCCGAACCAGGCGTCCGTCATCACGCTGTTCGGCCGGTACGTCGGCACGGAGCGCCGCAACGGGTTCTTCTGGACGAATCCCTTCACGACCCGCAACCGCCTGTCGCTGCGCATCCGGAACTTCAACTCCGAGCGCCTGAAGGTCAACGACGCGGGCGGCAACCCCATCGAGATCGCGGCCGTGATCGTGTGGCGCGTGGTGGACACCGCCCGCGCGACCTTCGACGTCGAGGACTACGCGCAGTTCGTGGCGATCCAGGCGGAGACGGCCCTGCGGCACCTCGCCGCGCAGTTCCACTACGACGACCCGGAAGCGGGCGGGCGCAGCCTGCGCGGCAACCCCGACGAGGTCGCCCAGGCGCTCGCGCAGGAACTCGCGCTGCGCCTGCAGCACGCGGGCGTCGAGGTGCTCGAAGCGCGCCTGTCGCACCTCGCGTACGCGCCGGAGATCGCGGGCGCGATGCTGCAGCGCCAGCAGGCGAGCGCCATCCTGGCGGCCCGGCAGATCATCGTGCAGGGCGCGGTCGGCATGGTCGAGATGGCGCTCGCGCAGCTGTCGGACCGCAACATCGTGGACCTCGACGAGGAACGCAAGGCGCAGATGGTCAGCAACCTGCTCGTCGTGCTGACCAGCGAGCGCGGCACGCAGCCGGTCGTGAACGCCGGGAGCCTGTACTGA
- a CDS encoding HU family DNA-binding protein has product MAKSTKPAAAKAPAKAAKPAAKAAPKTAAADKSEKIAKTQIIDMVADKTSLNKKQAGEAVASMLDVVVEALKGGKSVGLPGLGTFSVAKTAARQGVRPGTSEKITIPAGKKVRFKVASTLKTGL; this is encoded by the coding sequence ATGGCAAAAAGCACCAAGCCCGCCGCCGCCAAGGCTCCCGCCAAGGCCGCCAAGCCCGCCGCCAAAGCTGCTCCCAAGACCGCTGCCGCGGACAAGAGCGAGAAGATCGCCAAGACCCAGATCATCGACATGGTGGCCGACAAGACCAGCCTGAACAAGAAGCAGGCCGGTGAGGCCGTCGCCTCCATGCTCGACGTCGTCGTCGAAGCGCTCAAGGGCGGCAAGAGCGTCGGCCTGCCCGGCCTCGGGACCTTCAGCGTCGCCAAGACCGCGGCCCGCCAGGGCGTGCGCCCCGGCACCAGCGAGAAGATCACCATTCCCGCCGGCAAGAAGGTCCGCTTCAAGGTCGCCAGCACCCTCAAGACCGGCCTGTAA
- a CDS encoding ABC transporter permease produces MTAAAATAPARRASRAWGALVWPAALLLCVFTPLLPRLLAGLSAGTPPTTDTPLWRLTLSHLGLVLGAEVVVLLIGVPLAVYVTRPGRDALRQLAEALTGLGQTVPTIAVLALAVPALGFGTAPTLVGLIVYGLVPVVSNAVAGLMGVDRAVQDAARGMGMSAWQRLTRVELPLSLPVLLAGVRTSTVYNVGTATIGAALGASGLGEPIINGLSQQNTGLVMLGAVLSGLLALSLDALLGLVTPRD; encoded by the coding sequence GTGACGGCTGCGGCCGCCACCGCCCCCGCGCGCCGCGCCTCCCGCGCGTGGGGAGCACTCGTGTGGCCCGCGGCCCTGCTGTTGTGCGTGTTCACGCCGCTGCTGCCGCGCCTGCTGGCGGGCCTGTCCGCCGGAACGCCGCCCACCACCGACACGCCCCTGTGGCGCCTGACGCTCTCGCACCTCGGACTGGTGCTCGGCGCGGAAGTCGTCGTGCTGCTCATCGGCGTGCCGCTGGCCGTGTACGTCACCCGGCCCGGCCGGGACGCGCTGCGGCAGCTCGCGGAAGCCCTGACGGGCCTGGGGCAGACGGTGCCGACCATCGCGGTCCTCGCGCTCGCCGTGCCCGCCCTGGGCTTCGGGACGGCCCCCACCCTCGTCGGCCTGATCGTGTACGGGCTGGTGCCGGTCGTCAGCAACGCCGTCGCGGGCCTGATGGGTGTGGACCGCGCCGTGCAGGACGCCGCGCGCGGCATGGGCATGAGTGCCTGGCAGCGCCTCACGCGCGTCGAACTGCCGCTCAGCCTGCCGGTCCTGCTGGCCGGGGTCCGCACCAGCACGGTGTACAACGTCGGCACGGCCACCATCGGCGCGGCCCTCGGCGCGAGCGGGCTGGGCGAACCGATCATCAACGGCCTGTCGCAGCAGAACACCGGACTCGTCATGCTGGGCGCCGTCCTGTCGGGCCTGCTGGCCCTGAGCCTCGACGCGCTGCTGGGGCTCGTCACGCCCAGAGACTGA
- a CDS encoding glycine betaine ABC transporter substrate-binding protein, with product MKRNLTYLLTGLVLSSAATAAAKPIVVGGKLDPEAQLLSQMIILTLRNAGLEVTDKASLGDTGVNRKAILAGEIDTYAEYTGNAVYLFPAAKITPKQAKNPGTVYGLARQLDSKQGITWLKPANANNTWAVAVPQAFAAQNKLSSYTDLAAYLKKGGKFKVAGSPEFFNRDDAFKLFETTYGFTLSPDQKLVLAGATPPQTQQAAASGTNGVNAAMAYATDGSIAALKLVVLKDTKNAQPVYQPAPIIRTETLKANPQIEGLLNKVFATLNAQTLQTLNGKIALEGQSAQSVASAYLKGKNLIK from the coding sequence ATGAAGAGGAACCTGACCTACCTGCTGACCGGCCTCGTGCTGAGCAGCGCGGCCACCGCCGCCGCCAAACCCATCGTGGTCGGCGGCAAGCTCGACCCCGAAGCGCAGCTGCTCAGCCAGATGATCATCCTGACGCTCCGCAACGCCGGACTCGAAGTGACCGACAAGGCCTCCCTGGGCGACACCGGCGTGAACCGCAAGGCCATCCTCGCGGGCGAGATCGACACCTACGCCGAGTACACCGGCAACGCTGTGTACCTCTTCCCGGCCGCCAAGATCACCCCCAAGCAGGCCAAGAATCCCGGCACCGTGTACGGCCTCGCCCGGCAGCTCGACAGCAAGCAGGGCATCACGTGGCTCAAGCCCGCCAACGCCAACAACACCTGGGCCGTCGCCGTCCCCCAGGCCTTCGCCGCGCAGAACAAGCTGAGCAGCTACACCGACCTCGCCGCGTACCTCAAGAAGGGCGGCAAGTTCAAGGTGGCGGGCAGCCCCGAGTTCTTCAACCGTGACGACGCCTTCAAGCTCTTCGAGACGACGTACGGCTTCACGCTCAGCCCCGACCAGAAGCTCGTGCTAGCGGGCGCCACACCCCCCCAGACGCAGCAGGCGGCCGCCAGCGGCACCAACGGCGTGAACGCCGCCATGGCCTACGCCACCGACGGCAGCATCGCCGCGCTGAAACTGGTCGTCCTGAAAGACACCAAGAACGCCCAGCCGGTCTACCAGCCCGCCCCGATCATCCGCACCGAGACCCTCAAGGCCAACCCGCAGATCGAGGGCCTGCTCAACAAGGTGTTCGCCACCCTGAACGCCCAGACGCTGCAGACCCTGAACGGCAAGATCGCGCTGGAAGGCCAGAGCGCGCAGAGCGTCGCCTCCGCGTACCTGAAGGGCAAGAACCTCATCAAGTAA
- the dnaG gene encoding DNA primase, whose product MGSKEEVRERISIADVIGEYVQLVPAGRGRLKGLCPFHKEKSPSFQVDVEQGYFYCFGCKAGGDMFSFVQRQENLSFGDALRKLADKAGVTVETRYGEKTSRDQYDVNAFALAYFRENLSGPGLEYFRRRGLTDETIEKFELGYAPDGWDGLLKRARTRGLTERQLLEAGLLSENVESGRVYDRFRGRVMFPIRDHLGRLCGFGGRVLGDEKPKYLNTPETEAFRKGELLYGLNFAREGVREGGSRSELIVVEGYMDVIAMHQAGFTGAVATLGTSLTAEHATLLSRLGVGGLSLMFDRDEAGLKATLSGLDQVLGANFRVRATSVPNGKDPADAIMSGDIEAVRQALAGGIDEIGYRVRAAAEQYGVDTQDGKRQVLMALLPRMQNLDPLDEGAQQMRQRACEMLGIRPDALLDWISSKAKRKTLSDTQMVGMSTGRGEEDHELALLRQILLNPNLLSKLDGQTPWRNQTVGKVMLAAQGASSPEAILDLFRGQPEEALLIRLLFEGRDPGTLSRAANESYEQKVQGYAAAATDDIVVGLSIDSLRAEVNLLKAQIGTASPQEQVGMLRQITDLQRAIEAEKRTRRGN is encoded by the coding sequence GTGGGAAGTAAAGAAGAGGTCCGGGAACGGATCAGTATCGCCGACGTGATCGGCGAGTACGTGCAGCTCGTGCCCGCCGGGCGCGGCCGCCTCAAGGGCCTGTGCCCCTTCCACAAGGAGAAGTCCCCGAGCTTCCAGGTGGACGTGGAGCAGGGGTACTTCTACTGCTTCGGCTGCAAGGCGGGCGGCGACATGTTCAGCTTCGTGCAGCGGCAGGAGAACCTGAGTTTCGGGGACGCGCTGCGCAAACTGGCCGACAAGGCGGGCGTGACGGTCGAGACGCGCTACGGCGAGAAGACCTCCCGCGACCAGTACGACGTGAACGCCTTCGCGCTCGCGTACTTCCGCGAGAACCTGAGCGGGCCGGGCCTGGAGTACTTCCGGCGGCGCGGCCTGACGGACGAGACCATCGAGAAGTTCGAGCTGGGGTACGCGCCGGACGGCTGGGACGGCCTGCTGAAACGCGCCCGGACGCGCGGCCTGACGGAACGGCAGCTGCTGGAGGCGGGCCTGCTGAGCGAGAACGTGGAGTCCGGACGCGTGTACGACCGCTTCCGGGGGCGCGTGATGTTCCCGATCCGCGATCACCTGGGCCGCCTGTGCGGCTTCGGCGGGCGCGTGCTGGGCGACGAGAAACCCAAGTACCTGAACACGCCCGAGACGGAAGCGTTCCGGAAGGGCGAACTGCTGTACGGTCTGAACTTCGCGCGCGAGGGGGTGCGTGAGGGCGGGAGCCGCAGCGAGCTGATCGTGGTGGAAGGGTACATGGACGTGATCGCCATGCATCAGGCGGGCTTCACGGGGGCCGTCGCGACGCTCGGCACGTCGCTCACGGCGGAGCACGCCACACTGCTGTCCCGGCTCGGCGTGGGCGGCCTGAGCCTGATGTTCGACCGGGACGAGGCGGGCCTCAAGGCCACCCTGTCGGGGCTGGACCAGGTGCTCGGCGCGAACTTCCGGGTGCGGGCCACCAGCGTCCCGAACGGCAAGGACCCGGCCGACGCGATCATGTCGGGCGACATCGAGGCGGTCCGGCAGGCGCTCGCGGGCGGCATCGACGAGATCGGGTACCGGGTGCGGGCCGCCGCCGAGCAGTACGGGGTGGACACGCAGGACGGCAAGCGGCAGGTGCTGATGGCGCTGCTGCCGCGCATGCAGAACCTCGACCCGCTCGACGAGGGCGCGCAGCAGATGCGGCAGCGGGCCTGCGAGATGCTCGGCATCCGGCCGGACGCGCTGCTCGACTGGATCAGCAGCAAGGCGAAACGCAAGACGCTGAGCGACACGCAGATGGTCGGCATGAGCACCGGACGCGGCGAGGAGGACCACGAGCTGGCCCTGCTGCGCCAGATCCTGCTGAACCCGAACCTGCTCTCCAAGCTGGACGGGCAGACGCCGTGGCGCAACCAGACGGTCGGGAAGGTCATGCTGGCCGCGCAGGGCGCGAGCAGTCCGGAAGCGATCCTGGACCTGTTCCGTGGGCAGCCGGAGGAGGCGCTGCTGATCCGGCTGCTGTTCGAGGGGCGTGATCCGGGCACGCTGTCCCGCGCGGCGAACGAGTCGTACGAGCAGAAGGTTCAGGGGTACGCGGCCGCCGCGACGGACGACATCGTGGTGGGGCTGAGCATCGACTCGCTCCGGGCCGAGGTGAACCTGCTCAAGGCGCAGATCGGGACGGCGTCCCCGCAGGAGCAGGTGGGGATGCTGCGGCAGATCACGGACCTGCAGCGCGCCATCGAGGCCGAGAAGCGCACGCGGCGCGGCAACTGA